A genomic segment from Nicotiana tabacum cultivar K326 chromosome 7, ASM71507v2, whole genome shotgun sequence encodes:
- the LOC107785198 gene encoding LOW QUALITY PROTEIN: extra-large guanine nucleotide-binding protein 1 (The sequence of the model RefSeq protein was modified relative to this genomic sequence to represent the inferred CDS: inserted 2 bases in 1 codon) codes for MAAILKSFFPVTSSKKEDKDEEFDVDYSFAEEYSGPPVSYDIPQVVPVDVNRIPTASVVATTTMLNRNLSLPVIEPIVKSDHQLVKNQKSKESDLGSVVSSVYVDNGDSTLESEYVESDHAYRVSDGIESSGTLGFSDSHDRSRELSGSSDVEDLVDECNEEVRFENHPNPAGLESDEPNLSSSDFSSDYGDEADVNQGSRTTVVNFHEIQSRDVTAYSDDEDPGMFLEKPFVSSDSNKCCRCHKGSRFTDKEVCLVCGAKYCINCVLRAMGAMPEGRKCITCIGYRINESKRDSLGKCSTMLKRLLSKWQMDEIVKLEKSCQSNQLPPHLVIVNGKHLSLRELVDLQSCEHPPKKLKPGKYWYDKVSGFWGKEGHKPWQIISPQLNVGDQIKRDASKGNTNIVINNREITQVELLMLKMAGINCEGSICLWLSADGSCQEEGMNNVIGKLWEKTTHKLFCSALRLPTPPVCANSSGVEVGSGLDVGDSRSADKTKLYKLLLAGCDQSGTSTMFKQAKIIYHVPFSEEEHQNITYTIQSNLYRYIAILLEGRERFEEEYRLEMRRKQLDEPGPSVLPDLIEDENIYSISPRLKNFSDWLLQAMMLGNLEVIFPAATREYAAVVEELWKHKAFQATYQRRNELETLPRVANYFLDHAVEISKADYNPSDMDKLYAEGITSSNGVACMEFSFSNPSQHSYMEAVDQNSSSMRYQLIRVHANCVGKNCKWLEMFEDVDLLIFCVSLTEYTEXIWRTTMEFAQTR; via the exons ATGGCAGCAATCTTGAAAAGTTTTTTCCCTGTTACTTCCTCAAAAAAGGAGGATAAAGATGAAGAATTTGATGTAGATTACTCTTTTGCTGAGGAGTATAGTGGTCCTCCAGTTAGTTATGACATTCCTCAGGTTGTTCCCGTTGATGTAAACCGGATTCCGACTGCCTCAGTTGTTGCCACGACTACTATGTTAAATAGAAATTTATCACTGCCAGTTATTGAACCAATTGTCAAAAGTGATCACCAATTAGTCAAGAATCAGAAGTCAAAGGAGTCAGATTTAGGCTCTGTAGTAAGTTCTGTTTATGTTGATAATGGGGACTCTACCTTAGAATCAGAATATGTTGAGAGTGATCATGCCTATAGAGTATCAGATGGAATTGAAAGTTCTGGTACCTTAGGATTTTCTGACAGTCATGATCGCTCCCGTGAGCTTTCAGGAAGTTCGGATGTTGAGGATTTGGTAGATGAATGCAATGAAGAAGTAAGATTTGAGAATCATCCGAACCCTGCTGGCTTAGAATCCGATGAGCCAAATTTGAGCTCTTCAGATTTTTCCTCAGATTATGGTGATGAAGCTGATGTCAACCAAGGTAGTAGAACAACTGTTGTAAATTTCCATGAAATTCAATCAAGGGATGTTACTGCTTACAGTGATGATGAGGATCCAGGAATGTTTCTCGAAAAGCCATTTGTGAGCAGTGATTCAAACAAGTGTTGCCGGTGTCATAAAGGCAGTCGATTCACTGACAAGGAAGTATGCTTAGTTTGTGGTGCAAAGTATTGTATCAATTGTGTGTTGAGAGCAATGGGGGCAATGCCTGAAGGAAGAAAGTGTATTACTTGCATTGGTTATCGTATTAATGAATCAAAACGGGATTCATTAGGCAAGTGTTCTACAATGCTTAAGAGGCTGCTAAGTAAATGGCAAATGGATGAGATTGTGAAATTGGAAAAGTCATGTCAATCTAATCAGCTTCCACCCCATCTCGTGATCGTAAATGGTAAACATCTTTCCCTTAGAGAGTTGGTTGATTTGCAAAGCTGTGAGCATCCACCAAAGAAGTTGAAACCGGGGAAGTACTGGTATGATAAGGTGTCTGGATTCTGGGGAAAG GAAGGACACAAGCCTTGGCAGATAATTTCTCCCCAACTAAATGTTGGTGATCAAATTAAGAGAGATGCTAGCAAGGGAAACACAAATATTGTGATAAATAATCGGGAAATTACACAAGTAGAGCTGTTGATGTTGAAG ATGGCAGGTATTAACTGTGAAGGAAGCATTTGCTTGTGGCTAAGTGCTGATGGATCTTGCCAAGAAGAGGGTATGAACAATGTGATTGGAAAATTATGGGAAAAG ACTACACACAAGCTGTTTTGTTCTGCTTTGAGATTGCCAACTCCTCCTGTGTGTGCAAATTCATCAGGTGTAGAAGTTGGAAGTGGATTGGATGTAGGTGACTCGCGCAGTGCAGATAAGACAAAGCTGTATAAACTACTTCTTGCTGGCTGTGATCAATCGGGAACAAGTACTATGTTCAAACAG GCCAAAATTATATATCACGTTCCTTTCTCAGAAGAAGAGCATCAGAATATTACATACACAATCCAAAGCAATTTGTACAGATATATTGCTATACTCCTCGAAGGGCGTGAAAGATTTGAAGAAGAGTATCGTCTTGAAATGAGGAGAAAACAGCTTGATGAACCTGGCCCTTCAG TGCTTCCAGACCTGATTGAAGATGAGAATATCTATTCCATCAGCCCCAGACTGAAAAACTTCTCGGATTGGCTTCTTCAAGCTATGATGTTAGGAAATTTGGAGGTCATTTTTCCTGCTGCCACTCGAGAGTACGCAGCTGTAGTTGAGGAGTTGTGGAAACATAAAGCATTTCAAGCCACATATCAGCGGAGGAATGAGCTAGAAACGCTTCCAAGAGTTGCCAATTATTTCTTAGATCAT GCTGTTGAGATTTCAAAGGCAGACTACAACCCTTCCGATATGGATAAGTTATATGCTGAGGGCATTACTTCTTCCAATGGTGTCGCGTGCATGGAGTTTTCCTTCTCTAATCCATCTCAGCATAGCTACATGGAGGCCGTTGATCAGAATTCTTCCTCGATGAG GTACCAACTAATAAGAGTGCATGCGAATTGCGTAGGGAAAAACTGCAAGTGGTTGGAGATGTTTGAAGATGTTGACCTTCTTATCTTTTGTGTTTCCTTGACGGAGTACACCGA TATTTGGAGGACTACGATGGAGTTTGCACAAACAAGATGA
- the LOC107797101 gene encoding protein JINGUBANG-like, whose product MARKKNSMGAMLLEKESFRRTKFGTLLYSDPISDPEESNTNSARSSNASSAPSPPRTSSFYTTTTTTTNSPNYFMSPWNQSASPYVKSPWIHQPLLDYSEESSEISDCKNGLIGSLVREEGHIYSLAASGDLLYTGSDSKNIRVWKNLKEYSGFKSHSGLVKTIVVYGDKIFTGHQDGKIRVWKFLGKKRKAYKRVGSLPTIRDYLKSSINPKAYVEVRRNRNVPWIKHFDAVSCMSLDKERGLLYSGSWDKTLKVWRLSDSKCLESITAHHDAINSVVVGFDGLVFTGSADGTVKAWRRELVGNSAKHVLVETLLKQDNAVTSLAVNAMAATVYAGSSDGLVNFWERQKHFLEYGGALRGHKLAVLCVAVAGNLVLSGSADKSICVWRREEGGGVHSCLTVLTGHNGPVKCLTVEDYSNDDDNNNNDDSDDDEAVVKNKSDQYWTLYSGSLDNSVKVWRLSEQGFNAYEDM is encoded by the exons ATGGCAAGAAAAAAGAATAGTATGGGAGCTATGTTGCTAGAGAAAGAAAGCTTTAGACGAACAAAATTCGGAACCCTTTTGTATTCTGATCCAATCAGTGACCCTGAAGAAAGCAATACCAATTCAGCTCGCAGCAGTAATGCTTCTTCTGCTCCAAGTCCACCTAGAACGTCGTCGTTTTACACCACAACTACTACTACAACAAACTCCCCAAATTATTTTATGTCTCCTTGGAATCAATCAGCTTCGCCTTATGTTAAATCTCCATGGATTCACCAGCCATTACTTGATTATTCAGAAGAATCATCAGAAATCAGCGATTGTAAAAATGGTTTAATTGGATCGCTCGTTCGAGAAGAAGGACACATATATTCATTAGCTGCATCTGGGGATTTGCTATATACTGGTTCAGATAGCAAAAATATTAGAGTATGGAAAAATTTAAAGGAATATTCTGGGTTCAAGTCTCACAGCGGATTAGTAAAAACAATTGTTGTTTACGGAGATAAAATATTTACCGGCCATCAGGATGGTAAAATTCGGGTTTGGAAATTTTTGGGTAAAAAAAGAAAAGCGTACAAGCGGGTTGGTAGTTTACCTACCATTAGAGATTATTTAAAAAGTTCCATTAATCCCAAGGCGTATGTTGAAGTTAGAAGAAATAGGAATGTTCCGTGGATTAAGCATTTCGATGCTGTTTCTTGTATGAGTTTGGATAAAGAAAGAGGGTTGCTTTATTCTGGATCTTGGGATAAAACACTGAAAGTTTGGAGATTATCGGATTCGAAATGTTTGGAATCAATTACTGCTCATCACGATGCGATTAATTCTGTGGTCGTTGGATTTGATGGATTGGTTTTTACTGGCTCAGCAGATGGAACGGTTAAAGCTTGGAGAAGAGAATTGGTCGGTAATAGCGCAAAACATGTTCTTGTGGAAACATTGCTGAAACAAGACAATGCTGTGACTTCACTGGCCGTAAACGCCATGGCAGCCACG GTATACGCCGGCTCTTCTGATGGACTAGTAAATTTCTGGGAACGACAGAAGCATTTCTTAGAGTACGGAGGTGCGTTGCGGGGTCATAAATTAGCAGTACTATGCGTGGCTGTTGCTGGTAATCTGGTATTGAGTGGATCAGCTGACAAGAGCATATGCGTGTGGAGGAGAGAAGAAGGTGGTGGTGTCCATAGTTGTTTAACAGTATTGACAGGACACAATGGCCCAGTTAAGTGCTTAACCGTTGAAGATTATTCAAATGACGacgacaacaacaataacgaTGATAGCGACGACGATGAAGCTGTGGTGAAGAACAAAAGTGACCAATATTGGACATTGTATAGTGGGAGTTTGGACAACTCTGTGAAGGTTTGGAGATTATCCGAGCAGGGATTCAATGCCTATGAGGATATGTGA